One genomic window of Ilyobacter polytropus DSM 2926 includes the following:
- a CDS encoding branched-chain amino acid ABC transporter permease gives MEIIQQLLNGLALGSVYALIAIGYTMVYGIIKLINFAHGDIYMAGAYFGYVAVARLNLGFIPALILAMTLSALLGIIIEKVAYKRLRNSPRITLLITAIGMSLLLENGFRLIFGPNPKPFPELLKTKIFHLGSLRINNIQLIIFAVSIVLVIILEYIVFKTKTGKAMRASSYDIEAAKLMGINVDKIISLTFAIGSALAGAGGILVGIAYPRIEPYMGIMPGLKAFVAAVLGGIGVLPGAMLGGLVMGVAETFTKAFISTKLSDAIIFSILIVVLIVKPDGLLGKQIKEKV, from the coding sequence ATGGAAATAATACAACAGCTTCTAAATGGTTTGGCTTTGGGTAGTGTTTATGCTCTTATAGCCATAGGGTACACGATGGTTTACGGGATAATAAAACTAATCAATTTTGCTCACGGGGATATATATATGGCTGGGGCTTATTTTGGTTATGTGGCTGTGGCAAGACTTAATCTAGGGTTTATACCGGCTCTTATACTGGCAATGACTCTGAGTGCGCTGCTTGGGATTATAATAGAAAAAGTTGCTTATAAACGGCTTAGGAATTCTCCTAGAATAACACTTCTTATAACGGCAATAGGTATGTCCTTACTTCTAGAAAATGGTTTCAGGTTAATATTTGGACCAAATCCAAAGCCATTTCCAGAACTTCTGAAAACAAAAATATTTCATTTGGGATCTCTTCGTATAAATAATATACAGCTTATAATATTTGCAGTGTCCATAGTGCTAGTTATTATCCTTGAATACATTGTATTTAAGACAAAAACTGGTAAGGCCATGAGGGCTTCTTCCTATGATATAGAGGCAGCAAAACTAATGGGGATAAACGTAGACAAAATAATATCACTGACTTTTGCAATAGGATCGGCTCTTGCAGGTGCAGGAGGGATACTAGTGGGAATAGCCTATCCGAGAATAGAACCTTACATGGGTATAATGCCTGGACTAAAGGCTTTCGTAGCAGCAGTTTTAGGTGGTATAGGGGTATTGCCAGGTGCGATGCTCGGAGGTCTAGTAATGGGTGTGGCCGAGACATTTACAAAGGCATTTATTTCTACAAAGCTTTCTGATGCCATTATTTTCAGTATACTGATAGTGGTACTTATTGTAAAGCCAGACGGGCTTTTAGGAAAGCAAATCAAAGAGAAGGTGTAG
- a CDS encoding branched-chain amino acid ABC transporter permease encodes MKKLKNLKLILGIVVMVIYSIFFLLIQTGALNPYYGQILIVLGINIILAVSLNLVIGFTGQLALGHAGFMSIGGYTAAIMSLNYNLPFFISLVIGGLVSAVIGFLIGMPILRLKGDYLAITTLGFGEIIRVAVVNMDFLGGPRGLAGIPKKTNFTWVYFITLFTVIIIYNIIRSPYGRAMLSIREDEIASESMGINTTKFKMMAFVIASFFAGIAGGLYAHQFMFLDPKSFDFLKSFEILTFVVFGGMGSLSGSLMATTVLTYLPEVLRTFAEYRMIIYAASLVMLMLFRPQGIMGNKEINLAHIKEFILCKLLRKCKKKGGAFNVTIEG; translated from the coding sequence ATGAAAAAATTAAAAAATTTAAAATTGATTTTGGGTATAGTGGTTATGGTGATATACAGTATTTTCTTCTTACTTATTCAAACAGGAGCTTTAAACCCTTATTATGGTCAGATTCTTATTGTATTGGGAATAAATATAATACTAGCAGTAAGCTTGAACCTCGTAATAGGATTTACCGGGCAGCTGGCTCTAGGACACGCAGGGTTTATGTCTATAGGGGGATATACAGCGGCGATAATGAGTCTGAATTATAATCTTCCATTTTTTATATCACTTGTTATAGGGGGACTAGTTTCTGCAGTTATCGGGTTCTTAATAGGGATGCCTATACTGAGACTAAAAGGGGACTACCTTGCTATCACAACTCTGGGTTTTGGAGAGATAATAAGAGTAGCAGTGGTAAATATGGACTTTTTGGGAGGGCCTAGAGGTCTTGCTGGTATTCCAAAGAAGACAAATTTTACATGGGTTTATTTTATAACTTTATTTACTGTAATAATTATTTACAACATAATAAGATCACCTTACGGAAGAGCTATGCTTTCTATAAGAGAAGATGAGATAGCATCTGAATCTATGGGTATAAATACTACGAAATTTAAAATGATGGCCTTTGTAATAGCTTCTTTTTTTGCCGGGATAGCCGGAGGATTATATGCTCATCAGTTTATGTTTTTAGATCCAAAATCTTTTGATTTTCTAAAGTCCTTTGAAATACTGACATTTGTTGTTTTCGGTGGAATGGGAAGTCTTTCAGGAAGCTTGATGGCTACAACAGTTCTTACGTATCTTCCTGAAGTTTTAAGAACATTTGCTGAATATAGAATGATAATTTATGCAGCATCCCTTGTAATGTTGATGCTCTTTAGACCTCAGGGTATAATGGGAAATAAAGAGATAAACCTTGCTCACATAAAAGAATTTATTTTATGTAAATTATTAAGGAAATGTAAAAAAAAAGGGGGGGCTTTTAATGTCACTATTGAAGGCTAA
- a CDS encoding ABC transporter ATP-binding protein, producing the protein MSLLKANNLTMQFGGITAVSDFSIEVGENELMGLIGPNGAGKTTVFNMLTGVYKPTKGDINFAGEDITGLKPYDITRKKAARTFQNVRLFKDLSVIDNVKISLTYQIKLGLFESILRTPNYYKVEKEIHEKAMKILEIFKLENKSEEYAKNLPYGEQRRLEIARALAASPKLLLLDEPAAGMNPQETQELMELITWIKEEFKIAILLIEHDMKLVMGICEKILVLDYGKILTVGTPDEVKNNPEVIKAYLGEEG; encoded by the coding sequence ATGTCACTATTGAAGGCTAATAATCTGACAATGCAGTTTGGTGGTATAACCGCTGTATCGGATTTTTCTATAGAGGTTGGAGAAAATGAACTTATGGGTCTCATCGGACCAAATGGTGCGGGAAAGACAACAGTTTTTAATATGCTGACAGGAGTTTATAAACCGACTAAAGGTGATATAAACTTTGCAGGCGAGGATATCACCGGGCTTAAACCTTATGATATAACCAGAAAAAAAGCAGCAAGAACATTTCAGAATGTAAGGCTTTTTAAGGATTTATCGGTTATAGATAATGTAAAAATATCTCTGACATATCAGATAAAACTGGGTCTTTTTGAAAGTATATTAAGGACTCCTAATTATTATAAGGTAGAAAAAGAGATACATGAAAAAGCTATGAAAATCCTTGAGATTTTTAAGCTTGAAAATAAATCAGAAGAATATGCTAAAAACCTTCCCTACGGAGAACAACGTAGGCTAGAAATAGCAAGGGCACTGGCAGCATCTCCAAAACTACTTTTACTAGATGAGCCTGCGGCTGGAATGAACCCACAAGAAACCCAAGAGCTCATGGAACTGATTACTTGGATAAAAGAAGAGTTTAAAATAGCTATTTTACTTATAGAACACGATATGAAACTCGTAATGGGAATATGTGAAAAAATACTTGTACTGGACTACGGTAAAATTCTCACTGTGGGAACTCCTGACGAGGTAAAAAATAACCCAGAGGTTATAAAAGCATATTTGGGTGAGGAGGGTTAA
- a CDS encoding ABC transporter ATP-binding protein: MLEIKNLNLHYGMIHALRDINVKVNKGEIVTLIGANGAGKSSTLRALSGLEKASSGEILFEGKDIAKNPANEIVAMGMSHVPEGRRVFANLTVYENLELGAYLRKDKDIKKDIQLILDKFPRLRERLYQRAGTLSGGEQQMLAMGRALMIKPKLLLLDEPSMGLAPIIVKNIFDIILEINKNGTTVLLVEQNAHAALKIAHKAYVLETGSIVYEGDAKSLLEDDTIRSAYLGE; the protein is encoded by the coding sequence ATGTTAGAGATAAAAAACTTGAACCTTCACTATGGGATGATACATGCCCTTAGAGATATAAATGTAAAGGTTAATAAGGGAGAAATTGTAACGCTGATAGGAGCTAATGGTGCTGGTAAAAGCTCCACTCTTAGAGCCTTATCCGGTCTTGAAAAAGCAAGTTCTGGTGAGATATTGTTTGAGGGAAAGGATATTGCAAAAAATCCTGCAAATGAAATTGTGGCCATGGGGATGTCTCATGTACCAGAGGGAAGAAGGGTTTTCGCTAACCTTACTGTTTATGAAAATCTGGAGTTGGGAGCTTATCTCAGAAAAGATAAAGATATAAAAAAAGATATTCAACTGATATTAGATAAATTTCCACGTCTTAGAGAGAGACTTTATCAAAGGGCCGGAACACTAAGTGGGGGAGAACAGCAGATGCTCGCCATGGGAAGAGCACTTATGATAAAACCTAAGCTTCTTCTACTAGACGAACCATCAATGGGACTTGCCCCTATAATAGTAAAAAACATATTTGATATAATACTAGAGATAAATAAAAACGGGACAACAGTCCTCTTGGTAGAACAAAATGCCCATGCAGCTCTTAAAATAGCTCATAAAGCCTATGTACTAGAAACAGGATCAATAGTCTACGAGGGAGATGCAAAATCTCTTCTTGAAGACGATACAATAAGAAGTGCATATCTTGGAGAATAA
- the secG gene encoding preprotein translocase subunit SecG, protein MVGFLTALLFIFALSLIILVLIQPDRSRGMSGNMGMGASNTVFGVSQDGGPLAKMTEVVAALFIVTALLLYLLK, encoded by the coding sequence ATGGTAGGATTTCTAACAGCTTTGCTCTTTATCTTTGCTCTATCCCTCATTATTTTGGTGCTGATACAGCCTGACAGAAGTCGTGGTATGTCAGGAAATATGGGTATGGGGGCATCAAATACTGTATTTGGTGTGTCTCAAGACGGAGGACCACTTGCAAAGATGACAGAGGTTGTTGCAGCTTTGTTTATTGTAACGGCACTTTTATTATACCTTTTAAAATAA